One segment of bacterium DNA contains the following:
- a CDS encoding AraC family transcriptional regulator, translating into MSYSIHGRVNVGAYKRPFSGVGIEFDPLGVKPGRTGITLHEAGYLPSNREWNFPSVFSPFWRLYYNSEEGHCVLFGERIVELTPQHFMLIPPHCLFHCLGRNPVPTFWLAFSFSRSLRVDYTPPVLLKPQDTELCLIRNLKQMIAADRTWEPMDAIFHNSLALLHVVLARRELHWQPPLPDNLTHVQQYIQENLGTGLANPSLAKLAGLSVAGFERVFKRHFGTTAARYVSEMRIREATRLLLQTDETIDAIADQTGFPNRAYFSRVFKNIICESPARFRRKHRRYVPAWQNRCVR; encoded by the coding sequence ATGTCTTATTCAATACATGGCCGCGTCAACGTCGGTGCTTATAAGCGCCCCTTTTCCGGCGTCGGTATCGAGTTTGACCCGCTCGGGGTCAAACCCGGACGGACCGGCATCACCCTGCACGAAGCCGGATATCTCCCCTCCAACAGGGAGTGGAACTTTCCCAGCGTATTCAGTCCCTTCTGGCGGCTTTACTACAATAGTGAAGAAGGACATTGTGTGCTGTTTGGCGAACGCATAGTTGAACTGACCCCTCAACACTTCATGCTGATACCCCCCCATTGCCTGTTCCACTGTCTGGGACGCAACCCCGTTCCGACATTCTGGTTGGCGTTTAGTTTCTCACGGTCGCTTCGCGTCGATTACACCCCTCCGGTTTTACTTAAACCCCAAGACACCGAATTGTGTCTGATCCGCAATTTAAAACAGATGATCGCCGCCGATAGAACATGGGAACCTATGGACGCTATTTTCCACAATAGCCTGGCACTGCTCCATGTCGTATTGGCACGGCGTGAACTTCATTGGCAGCCTCCCTTGCCCGATAACCTGACGCATGTCCAACAATACATTCAAGAGAACCTCGGCACGGGGCTAGCCAACCCATCCCTAGCCAAGCTTGCCGGTCTAAGCGTTGCGGGATTCGAGCGGGTCTTCAAACGGCACTTCGGGACTACAGCGGCACGGTATGTTTCCGAAATGCGCATACGGGAAGCAACCCGGCTATTGCTGCAGACGGATGAAACGATTGATGCCATCGCAGATCAAACTGGGTTCCCGAATCGCGCCTACTTCAGCCGCGTATTCAAGAATATCATCTGCGAGTCCCCCGCCAGATTTCGCCGCAAACACCGCCGATACGTTCCAGCATGGCAAAATCGTTGCGTTCGCTGA